In the genome of Ensifer adhaerens, one region contains:
- a CDS encoding NTE family protein encodes MADKSKKKKKKKDKDREKVAPQTSPTIALALGGGGARGIAHIPVLEALDELGLTPVAINGSSIGALMGAGRAAGMTGREIREYTLATVGNRNQVINRLWKLRPENMRKGFRFGQFNLERILRAFLPDAIPEDFCQLEIPLQVTVTDYYGQCGLLVGEGDLFPALAASAAIPALFMPVTMGGRVMIDGGVFDPVPYENLLGKADIVIGVDVVGAPEGDGVTIPNRIDSLFGASQLMMQSLIATKMRSNPPDILLRPEVNRFRVLDFMRAGEVLEAANGVKDEVKRLIDAEITFRQKA; translated from the coding sequence ATGGCTGACAAGAGCAAGAAGAAAAAGAAGAAGAAAGACAAGGACCGCGAAAAGGTCGCCCCGCAGACCTCGCCGACCATTGCGCTGGCGCTGGGCGGCGGCGGCGCACGCGGCATTGCCCATATCCCAGTTCTCGAAGCGCTGGACGAATTGGGCCTGACGCCGGTCGCCATCAACGGCTCATCGATCGGCGCGCTGATGGGCGCGGGCCGCGCAGCGGGCATGACGGGCCGCGAAATTCGTGAATACACGCTTGCCACCGTGGGCAACCGCAACCAGGTGATCAACCGGCTCTGGAAGCTGCGTCCGGAAAACATGCGCAAGGGCTTCCGCTTCGGCCAGTTCAATCTGGAGCGCATCCTGCGCGCCTTCCTGCCCGATGCCATTCCGGAGGATTTCTGCCAGCTCGAAATCCCGCTGCAGGTCACGGTGACGGATTATTACGGCCAGTGCGGCCTGCTGGTGGGTGAAGGAGATCTCTTCCCGGCGCTCGCGGCCTCGGCAGCGATCCCGGCGCTTTTCATGCCGGTCACGATGGGTGGCCGCGTCATGATCGATGGCGGTGTCTTCGATCCGGTGCCTTACGAAAATCTCCTCGGCAAGGCCGACATCGTCATCGGCGTCGATGTCGTCGGCGCGCCGGAAGGTGATGGCGTGACCATCCCCAACCGGATCGACAGCCTGTTCGGCGCCTCGCAATTGATGATGCAGTCGCTGATCGCGACGAAGATGCGCAGCAACCCGCCGGACATCCTCTTGCGTCCGGAGGTCAACCGCTTTCGCGTGCTGGACTTCATGCGCGCCGGCGAAGTGCTGGAGGCGGCCAACGGCGTCAAGGACGAGGTGAAACGCCTGATCGATGCCGAGATAACCTTCCGCCAGAAGGCCTGA
- a CDS encoding 16S rRNA (guanine966-N2)-methyltransferase, protein MRIVGGEFRGRALAAPKSNDIRPTTDRTRESLFNILAHSYPEALDKTRIIELFAGTGAVGLEAISRGCQQGLFVETSVEGRGLLRQNIETLGLQSRARIFRRDATDLGVVGTMEPFHILFADPPYGKGLGEKAIAAAIHGGWLVPGALVILEERADVAPVIPQGLTFIEERAFGDTKMHFYRFGA, encoded by the coding sequence ATGCGCATCGTCGGCGGTGAATTTCGCGGCCGAGCCCTGGCCGCGCCGAAATCCAACGATATCCGCCCGACCACGGACCGGACGCGCGAGAGCCTGTTCAACATCCTCGCGCACAGCTACCCGGAAGCGCTCGACAAGACCCGGATCATCGAGCTTTTTGCCGGCACCGGCGCGGTGGGACTGGAGGCGATCTCGCGCGGTTGCCAGCAGGGCCTCTTCGTCGAGACCAGCGTCGAGGGCAGGGGACTGCTCCGCCAGAACATCGAGACGCTGGGGCTTCAGTCCCGCGCCCGCATCTTCCGCCGCGACGCCACCGATCTCGGTGTGGTCGGCACGATGGAGCCCTTTCATATTCTCTTCGCAGATCCGCCGTATGGAAAGGGTTTGGGCGAAAAGGCGATTGCAGCTGCTATTCATGGCGGCTGGCTGGTTCCCGGTGCGCTGGTCATTCTGGAAGAACGAGCCGATGTCGCGCCCGTGATCCCGCAGGGCCTGACGTTTATCGAAGAGCGCGCCTTCGGAGATACGAAGATGCACTTTTATCGTTTCGGCGCGTGA
- a CDS encoding 23S rRNA pseudouridine2605 synthase has translation MAFDDEKKRPARKPAGGAGKRDSATGGKGGKSFGKPAGKSFGKPGEGRSFSKGAEGGAEKRFGKPAGKSFAKSDEAGGEKRFGKSEGRSFDKPKYDKPAGKPFGKPGGKPAFKSDRPKSDGKFAAPKPATETAGLEPERISKLLARAGVASRRDVERMIMEGRIRLNGEVLTAPAVNATYADNIEVDGERIRGPERTRLWLYHKPAGLVTTNADPEGRPTVFDNLPEGLPRVMSIGRLDINTEGLLLLTNDGGLARVLELPSTGWLRRYRVRAHGSVDQAKLDQLKDGIAVDGVLYGGIDAILDREQGHNAWITMGLREGKNREIKNVLGAIGLDVNRLIRISYGPFQLGNLPEGQVMEIKGRMLRDQLGPRLIEEAKANFDAPIFDHSGALVVDEDDARPAARKPRDQQDRAARGDRAEWSDRGDRGDRPQRDRSFGDKPFGAKPARSGDRKTGDREERSDKKIPPRNTRNANVWMAPGARPLGEKEAAKVAKVTAKRGPRPEARKPEATVSDRVVRPTVLKVRDEEGQWIRATGDADKKREGDRDRKRGFGDRPRDDRRDDRPREDRPRGERSFGDRPFGDRPPREGGRDAARPARSFSGKPRSDRDSADRPFGDKPRGKSFGKPSGDKPFGARGGKPGGGKGFDGKPGGGKPGGGKGFGGKPSGGRTGGPRGGKPKG, from the coding sequence ATGGCATTCGATGACGAAAAGAAGCGCCCGGCCCGCAAGCCGGCCGGCGGCGCAGGCAAACGAGATTCCGCCACCGGTGGCAAAGGTGGCAAATCCTTTGGCAAGCCGGCAGGCAAAAGCTTTGGCAAGCCCGGCGAAGGCCGGAGCTTCTCCAAGGGTGCCGAAGGCGGCGCGGAGAAGCGTTTCGGCAAGCCGGCCGGCAAGAGCTTTGCGAAAAGCGACGAGGCTGGCGGCGAAAAGCGCTTCGGCAAATCCGAAGGCCGCTCCTTCGACAAGCCGAAATATGACAAGCCGGCAGGAAAGCCGTTTGGCAAGCCGGGCGGCAAGCCCGCCTTCAAGTCGGACCGCCCGAAGTCGGACGGCAAGTTTGCGGCACCCAAGCCGGCCACCGAAACCGCAGGTCTCGAACCCGAGCGCATTTCCAAGCTGCTCGCCCGCGCGGGCGTGGCCTCGCGCCGCGATGTCGAGCGGATGATCATGGAAGGCCGCATTCGCCTCAATGGCGAAGTGCTGACCGCACCGGCCGTCAACGCCACCTATGCCGACAATATCGAAGTCGATGGCGAGCGCATCCGGGGTCCCGAGCGCACACGCCTCTGGCTCTATCACAAGCCGGCCGGCCTCGTGACCACCAATGCCGATCCGGAAGGCCGCCCGACCGTCTTCGACAACCTGCCCGAAGGCCTGCCGCGCGTCATGTCGATCGGCCGCCTCGACATCAACACCGAAGGCCTGCTGTTGCTGACCAATGACGGCGGTCTTGCCCGCGTGCTCGAACTGCCCTCGACCGGCTGGCTCCGCCGCTATCGCGTCCGCGCCCATGGCTCGGTCGATCAGGCCAAGCTCGACCAGCTGAAGGACGGCATTGCCGTTGACGGCGTGCTCTATGGCGGCATCGATGCGATCCTCGACCGCGAGCAGGGCCACAATGCCTGGATCACCATGGGTCTGCGCGAAGGCAAGAACCGCGAGATCAAGAACGTGCTCGGCGCCATCGGCCTCGACGTGAACCGCCTGATCCGCATTTCCTATGGCCCCTTCCAGCTCGGCAATCTGCCGGAAGGCCAGGTCATGGAAATCAAGGGCCGTATGTTGCGCGACCAGCTGGGTCCGCGCCTCATCGAAGAGGCCAAGGCCAATTTCGACGCGCCGATCTTCGATCATAGCGGCGCGCTCGTGGTAGACGAGGATGACGCCCGTCCGGCAGCCCGCAAGCCGCGCGACCAGCAGGATCGTGCGGCGCGTGGCGATCGGGCCGAATGGAGCGATCGCGGTGATCGCGGCGACCGCCCCCAGCGTGACCGTTCCTTCGGCGACAAGCCCTTTGGCGCCAAGCCGGCGCGCAGCGGCGACCGCAAGACTGGCGACCGCGAGGAGCGCTCGGACAAGAAAATCCCGCCGCGCAATACCCGCAACGCCAATGTCTGGATGGCGCCCGGCGCCCGTCCGCTCGGCGAAAAGGAAGCCGCCAAGGTTGCCAAGGTGACCGCCAAGCGTGGCCCGCGTCCGGAAGCTCGCAAGCCCGAAGCCACGGTCTCCGATCGCGTCGTCCGCCCGACCGTTCTCAAGGTTCGTGACGAGGAAGGCCAGTGGATCCGCGCCACCGGCGATGCCGACAAGAAGCGCGAAGGCGACCGTGACCGCAAACGTGGCTTCGGCGACCGTCCCCGCGACGACCGTCGTGATGACCGGCCCCGCGAAGATCGCCCCCGCGGCGAACGCTCCTTCGGTGATCGACCCTTTGGCGATCGTCCTCCCCGCGAAGGCGGACGCGATGCGGCCCGCCCGGCCCGTTCCTTCTCCGGAAAGCCGCGTTCCGACCGCGATTCCGCTGACCGTCCCTTCGGTGACAAGCCCAGAGGCAAGTCGTTTGGCAAGCCCTCGGGTGACAAGCCATTTGGCGCGCGCGGCGGCAAGCCGGGCGGCGGCAAGGGCTTTGACGGAAAGCCAGGTGGTGGAAAGCCCGGCGGCGGCAAGGGGTTCGGCGGCAAGCCTTCGGGTGGCCGCACTGGCGGCCCGCGCGGCGGCAAGCCCAAGGGTTAA
- a CDS encoding tRNA(Arg) A34 adenosine deaminase TadA, whose translation MNGSKRIMDRALDEARAAAARGEVPVGAVIVFDGEVIASAGNRTRELNDVTAHAEILAIREASAKLGSERLIDADLYVTLEPCAMCAAAISFARIRRLYYGAEDEKGGGVDHGGRFYAQPTCHHAPEVYSGIAEQEAATILKDFFAGRR comes from the coding sequence GTGAACGGGTCAAAACGCATCATGGACAGGGCGCTCGACGAGGCGCGGGCGGCGGCGGCGCGCGGCGAAGTGCCGGTTGGCGCGGTGATCGTGTTCGACGGCGAAGTCATCGCAAGCGCCGGCAACCGGACGCGCGAGCTGAACGACGTGACGGCGCATGCCGAGATCCTGGCGATCCGCGAGGCCTCCGCGAAGCTCGGATCGGAACGGCTGATCGATGCCGATCTCTATGTCACGCTGGAGCCCTGCGCGATGTGCGCCGCGGCCATCTCCTTCGCCCGCATCCGCCGGCTCTACTATGGAGCGGAGGACGAGAAAGGCGGCGGCGTCGATCACGGCGGCCGCTTTTATGCGCAGCCCACTTGCCATCATGCACCCGAGGTCTATTCCGGAATTGCGGAACAGGAAGCTGCGACCATTCTCAAGGACTTCTTCGCCGGGAGGCGCTGA
- a CDS encoding Acetyltransferase (GNAT) family protein has product MTARIRKATIADTPTIFRFICELAEFEKAADQVETSVEHLEQTVFGPDAAVDALICEEDGEPLAFALWYYTFSTWQGRPGIYLEDLYVTPAARGRGIGTMILKHLANFALENGYGRFEWSVLDWNTPAIRTYDATGAKPQGEWIRYRLSGDELESFAKG; this is encoded by the coding sequence ATGACCGCCAGGATTCGCAAGGCGACGATCGCCGATACACCCACCATCTTCCGCTTCATCTGCGAGCTTGCCGAATTCGAGAAGGCCGCCGATCAGGTGGAGACGAGCGTAGAGCACCTTGAGCAGACTGTCTTCGGACCCGATGCCGCGGTCGACGCGCTGATCTGCGAGGAAGATGGCGAACCGCTCGCCTTCGCACTGTGGTACTACACCTTCTCCACCTGGCAGGGCCGTCCCGGCATCTATCTCGAAGATCTCTATGTCACGCCCGCAGCGCGGGGCAGGGGGATCGGCACGATGATCCTGAAACATCTCGCCAATTTCGCGCTGGAAAACGGTTACGGTCGCTTCGAATGGAGCGTGCTGGACTGGAACACGCCTGCGATCCGCACCTACGACGCAACGGGTGCCAAGCCGCAGGGCGAATGGATCCGCTATCGCCTGTCGGGCGACGAGCTTGAGAGTTTCGCGAAGGGGTGA
- a CDS encoding GGDEF domain-containing protein, diguanylate cyclase (c-di-GMP synthetase) or its enzymatically inactive variants codes for MPDIYRIVIARAALAALLSLIASYSISYFVVPLMGGTLDGAGLVMTLVLPVVIAFPASAVQFWQFETTRRLKDSLCKALKELDEVNSRLVKTNMELIRERSHDPLTRLLTEDVFRQRLQDQPEQPDIGQLVKLRVDGIAGLRRSHGGTAAETAIFAAAAAIRRALRPVDFAGRVGDHEFAIFMPGSTPILASLAISSVSKAVEAVRLPFDGETHLPTTVSAGGVECAPGFVIDAAFAIAEAELERSSMQGGNCSHWGNLRGAALPRPLR; via the coding sequence ATTTTGTGGTGCCGCTGATGGGCGGCACTCTCGACGGCGCCGGCTTGGTCATGACGCTGGTGCTGCCGGTCGTGATCGCCTTTCCGGCCAGTGCGGTTCAGTTCTGGCAGTTCGAGACAACCCGCCGGCTGAAGGACAGCCTTTGCAAGGCGCTGAAGGAACTCGACGAGGTCAATTCCAGGCTGGTCAAGACCAACATGGAGCTGATACGCGAGCGGAGCCACGACCCCCTCACGCGCCTCTTGACCGAAGATGTCTTTCGGCAGCGTTTGCAGGACCAGCCGGAGCAGCCTGATATCGGTCAGCTCGTCAAGTTGCGCGTGGATGGCATCGCGGGCCTGCGCCGAAGCCATGGCGGAACGGCCGCCGAGACCGCGATCTTTGCCGCCGCCGCTGCTATTCGCCGAGCCCTGCGCCCCGTCGATTTTGCGGGCCGTGTCGGCGATCACGAGTTTGCGATTTTCATGCCCGGGTCGACTCCCATTCTCGCCTCGCTGGCCATCAGCTCGGTCTCGAAAGCGGTTGAAGCCGTGCGTTTACCCTTCGACGGGGAGACCCACCTTCCGACCACGGTTTCCGCCGGTGGGGTGGAATGCGCCCCCGGCTTTGTCATCGACGCCGCCTTCGCCATTGCCGAAGCCGAGCTGGAACGCTCTTCCATGCAGGGTGGCAACTGCAGCCATTGGGGCAATCTCCGGGGCGCCGCCCTTCCGCGCCCCCTACGATGA